The Arvicanthis niloticus isolate mArvNil1 chromosome 2, mArvNil1.pat.X, whole genome shotgun sequence genome includes a window with the following:
- the Or8i2 gene encoding olfactory receptor 8I2, whose protein sequence is MTENNFTKVTVFILSGFSDHPELQVSLLLIFLFIYLFTVWGNIGLIMLIRIDSQFHTPMYFFLSNLSFIDIFYSSTVTPKALVDFQSTQKSISFVGCFVQMYFFVGLVCSECFLLGSMAYDRFVAICNPLLYSVIMSQKVCNWLAAIPYMIGFTNSLISICVISNLPLCDPYINHFFCDTTAILALSCVDAFSTELVIFVLAGFTLLSSLLIITFTYVTIISAILRIQSAAGRWKAFSTCASHLTGVTVFYGSLIFTYLQPDNTSSLTQAQVASVFYTIVIPMMNPLIYSLRNKDVKNALLKVIQRKHFL, encoded by the coding sequence atgacagagaatAATTTCACAAAAGTGACAGTCTTCATACTCAGTGGATTTTCAGATCACCCAGAATTACAAGTCAGTCTGCTCTTAATATTCCTTTTCATCTATTTATTCACTGTGTGGGGCAACATTGGATTAATCATGTTAATTAGAATTGACTCTCAGTTTCACACACCTATGTACTTTTTCCTCAGCAATTTATCATtcattgatatattttattcctCCACTGTAACACCCAAGGCACTAGTTGATTTCCAGTCCACACAGAAATCAATATCCTTTGTAGGCTGCTTTGTTCAGATGTACTTCTTTGTTGGTTTGGTGTGTAGTGAGTGTTTCCTTTTAGGATCCATGGCTTATGATCGCTTTGTAGCAATCTGCAATCCCTTACTATATTCTGTGATTATGTCCCAGAAGGTGTGCAACTGGCTGGCAGCAATACCATACATGATAGGCTTCACAAATTCTCTTATATCCATCTGTGTCATAAGCAATTTGCCTCTCTGTGATCCCTACATCAATCACTTCTTTTGTGACACCACGGCTATTTTAGCCCTATCCTGTGTAGATGCCTTTAGCACAGAATTGGTGATCTTTGTTCTAGCTGGTTTCACACTCCTCAGTTCCCTTCTCATTATCACTTTCACTTATGTGACCATTATCTCAGCCATCCTTAGGATACAGTCAGCAGCTGGCAGGTGGAAGGCTTTTTCTACATGTGCCTCTCACCTCACAGGTGTCACTGTCTTCTACGGTTCCTTGATTTTCACCTATCTGCAACCTGACAACACATCATCCCTCACCCAAGCACAGGTAGCATCTGTGTTCTACACCATTGTTATTCCCATGATGAATCCACTGATCTACAGTCTGAGAAACAAAGATGTGAAAAATGCTCTTTTGAAAGTCatccaaagaaaacattttctgtaa